A window of Longispora fulva contains these coding sequences:
- the rpsL gene encoding 30S ribosomal protein S12 produces MPTIQQLVRKGRQAKTSKTKTPALKGSPQRRGVCTRVYTTTPKKPNSALRKVARVRLTSGIEVTAYIPGVGHNLQEHSIVLVRGGRVKDLPGVRYKIIRGSLDTQGVRNRKQARSRYGAKKEKS; encoded by the coding sequence GTGCCAACAATCCAGCAGCTGGTCCGTAAGGGCCGTCAGGCGAAGACGAGCAAGACGAAGACGCCTGCGCTCAAGGGCAGCCCGCAGCGGCGTGGTGTGTGCACTCGCGTGTACACGACCACCCCCAAGAAGCCGAACTCGGCCCTGCGGAAGGTCGCTCGTGTGCGACTCACCAGCGGCATCGAGGTAACGGCCTACATCCCGGGCGTCGGCCACAACCTGCAGGAGCACTCGATCGTGCTCGTGCGTGGTGGTCGTGTGAAGGACCTTCCCGGTGTCCGTTACAAGATCATTCGCGGTTCGCTCGACACCCAGGGTGTCCGGAACCGTAAGCAGGCTCGCAGCCGCTACGGCGCGAAGAAGGAGAAGAGCTAA
- the fusA gene encoding elongation factor G, producing the protein MTVAAADNALAKVRNIGIMAHIDAGKTTTTERILFYTGITYKIGEVHEGAAVMDWMEQEQERGITITSAATKCEWAGHTIQIIDTPGHVDFTVEVERSLRVLDGAVAVYDGVAGVEPQTENVWRQADKYHVPRMCFVNKLDRTGANFDRCVEMMVDRLNATPLVLQIPIGLEGDHIGVVDVIGMRALTWRGETTKGEDYAVEEIPADLVDAAGQARETLLETLADVDDAFAELFLSGDEISNDEIKAAIRRATLASKANPVLCGSAFKNKGIQPMLDAVIDYLPSPLDVPAYEGTALNGETVVVRHPDPKEPFSGLAFKIQTDKHLGKLTYVRVYSGTLESGTQVSNSTKERKERIGKIYQMHANKREERSSASAGDIIAVQGLKQTTTGDTLCDPANPVILESMTFPAPVISVAIEPKSKADQEKLGTAIQRLAEEDPTFQVKTDEDTGQTVISGMGELHLDILVDRMRREFSVEANIGKPQVAYRETIKGTVDKLDYVHKKQTGGSGQYAKVIVKVEPLEMTPDGPTYEFVNAVSGGRIPKEYIPSVDAGAQDSLQYGVLAGYPLVGVKFTLLDGAYHEVDSSEMAFKIAGSIVMKEAARKANPTILEPMMAVEVVTPEDNMGDVIGDLNSRRGIIQAMEERSGARVVRALVPLSEMFGYVGDLRSKTQGRASYSMQFDSYAEVPANVAKEIIAKATGE; encoded by the coding sequence ATCACAGTGGCTGCCGCCGACAACGCGCTCGCCAAGGTTCGCAACATCGGGATCATGGCGCACATCGACGCCGGTAAGACGACGACCACCGAGCGGATCCTGTTCTACACCGGCATCACGTACAAGATCGGTGAGGTCCACGAGGGCGCTGCCGTCATGGACTGGATGGAGCAGGAGCAGGAGCGCGGGATCACGATCACGTCCGCCGCCACCAAGTGCGAGTGGGCTGGTCACACGATCCAGATCATCGACACCCCGGGTCACGTCGACTTCACGGTCGAGGTCGAGCGGTCCCTGCGGGTGCTCGACGGCGCGGTCGCGGTGTACGACGGCGTCGCCGGCGTGGAGCCGCAGACGGAGAACGTCTGGCGTCAGGCCGACAAGTACCACGTGCCCCGCATGTGCTTCGTCAACAAGCTCGACCGCACCGGCGCGAACTTCGACCGCTGCGTCGAGATGATGGTGGACCGGCTCAACGCCACTCCGCTCGTTCTCCAGATCCCGATCGGGCTCGAGGGCGACCACATCGGCGTCGTGGACGTCATCGGCATGCGTGCCCTGACCTGGCGTGGCGAGACCACCAAGGGTGAGGACTACGCGGTCGAGGAGATCCCGGCCGACCTGGTCGACGCCGCCGGCCAGGCTCGCGAGACTCTGCTCGAGACCCTCGCGGACGTGGACGACGCCTTCGCCGAGCTGTTCCTCAGCGGGGACGAGATCTCGAACGACGAGATCAAGGCCGCGATCCGTCGCGCCACCCTCGCCTCGAAGGCCAACCCGGTGCTGTGCGGTTCGGCGTTCAAGAACAAGGGCATCCAGCCGATGCTCGACGCCGTCATCGACTACCTGCCGTCGCCGCTGGACGTTCCGGCGTACGAGGGCACCGCGCTCAACGGCGAGACCGTCGTCGTTCGTCACCCGGACCCGAAGGAGCCCTTCTCGGGCCTCGCCTTCAAGATCCAGACGGACAAGCACCTCGGCAAGCTGACCTACGTCCGGGTCTACTCGGGCACGCTCGAGTCGGGCACCCAGGTCAGCAACTCGACCAAGGAGCGCAAGGAGCGGATCGGCAAGATCTACCAGATGCACGCCAACAAGCGCGAGGAGCGCTCGTCGGCGTCGGCTGGTGACATCATCGCGGTGCAGGGTCTGAAGCAGACCACCACCGGTGACACGCTGTGTGACCCGGCGAACCCGGTGATCCTCGAGTCGATGACGTTCCCGGCCCCGGTCATCTCGGTGGCGATCGAGCCGAAGTCGAAGGCCGACCAGGAGAAGCTGGGCACCGCGATCCAGCGTCTCGCTGAGGAGGACCCGACCTTCCAGGTCAAGACCGACGAGGACACCGGCCAGACCGTCATCTCCGGTATGGGCGAGCTGCACCTCGACATCCTGGTCGACCGGATGCGTCGCGAGTTCAGCGTCGAGGCCAACATCGGCAAGCCGCAGGTGGCCTACCGCGAGACGATCAAGGGCACGGTCGACAAGCTCGACTACGTGCACAAGAAGCAGACCGGTGGCTCCGGCCAGTACGCCAAGGTCATCGTCAAGGTCGAGCCGCTGGAGATGACTCCGGACGGCCCGACGTACGAGTTCGTGAACGCCGTCTCCGGCGGTCGTATCCCGAAGGAGTACATCCCCTCGGTCGACGCCGGTGCGCAGGACTCCCTGCAGTACGGTGTCCTCGCCGGGTACCCGCTGGTGGGCGTGAAGTTCACGCTCCTCGACGGTGCGTACCACGAGGTCGACTCGTCCGAGATGGCATTCAAGATCGCCGGCTCGATCGTGATGAAGGAGGCCGCCCGCAAGGCGAACCCCACCATCCTCGAGCCGATGATGGCAGTCGAGGTCGTCACCCCCGAGGACAACATGGGTGACGTCATCGGCGACCTCAACTCCCGGCGTGGCATCATCCAGGCGATGGAGGAGCGCTCCGGCGCCCGAGTCGTCCGGGCCCTGGTGCCGCTGTCGGAGATGTTCGGCTACGTCGGCGACCTGCGGTCGAAGACCCAGGGCCGGGCGAGCTATTCGATGCAGTTCGACTCCTACGCTGAGGTTCCGGCCAACGTGGCGAAGGAGATCATCGCGAAGGCCACCGGCGAGTAG
- a CDS encoding DNA-directed RNA polymerase subunit beta': MLDVNYFDELRIGLATADDIRQWSHGEVKKPETINYRTLKPEKDGLFCEKIFGPTRDWECYCGKYKRVRFKGIICERCGVEVTRAKVRRERMGHIELAASVTHIWYFKGVPSRLGYLLDLAPKDLEKIIYFASYVVTSVDTEARHRDLQTIENEILAEKRQLENRRDVDVDGRAKKLEADLGELEAEGAKADVRRKVKEAGEREMRQIRDRIQREIDRLDEVLDTFRKLEPKQLVPDEMLYRELRDRFEDYFTGGMGAEAIKALLQNLDLNEEAELLRETIRSGKGQRKIRALKRLKVVAAFLSTGNSPLGMVLDCVPVIPPDLRPMVQLDGGRFATSDLNDLYRRVINRNNRLKRLIDLGAPEIIVNNEKRMLQEAVDALFDNGRRGRPVTGPGNRPLKSLSDMLKGKQGRFRQNLLGKRVDYSGRSVIVVGPRLKLHQCGLPKQMALELFKPFVMKRLVDLNHAQNIKSAKRMVERQRPVVWDVLEEVITEHPVLLNRAPTLHRLGIQAFEPQLVEGKAIQIHPLVCTAFNADFDGDQMAVHVPLSAEAQAEARVLMLSSNNILKPSDGKPVTMPTQDMIIGLYHLSHVSPKAQPDPRVFSTDAEARMAYDAGELHLQQPVKIRLDGLTEVDNGAFDAPWEAPEGWEPGTPLIVTTTLGRVLFNETLPVDYRFVNYEIRKGQLSVIVNDLAERYPKVQLAATLDALKEYGFHWATWSGVTISIEDVVQPPKKWEILGRYEKDADLIEKQYHRGLMTAEERRGELIEIWTKATNEVAKEMETALPQENPLWVMIHSGARGNMLQLRQISAIRGLVANPKGEIIPRPIKSSFREGLSVLEYFIATHGARKGLADTALRTADSGYLTRRLVDVSQDVIIREEDCGTERAIRMAIAKDIDGKLVVDEHAESGVHARTLGDDVKDAKGNVIATAGSDLNTLLTEQLVEAGIKELRLRSVLTCESKLGVCAACYGRSLPTGKNVDIGEAVGIIAAQSIGEPGTQLTMRTFHTGGVAGDDITQGLPRVQEIFEARVPKGKAPIAETPGKIRIEDGERMRKIIIVPDDGSEEIVHDKLSKRSKLRVHEGGRVEVGEKLVEGTIDPHELLRIMGPRAVQVHLTAEVQNVYRSQGVQIHDKHIEIIIRQMLKRVTVIDSGSTEFLPGSVVDRAQFEAENRRLVAEGGEPASGRPVLMGITKASLATDSWLSAASFQETTRVLTDAAINAKSDSLIGLKENVIIGKLIPAGTGISKYRNIRVEPTEEAKARVYSMTGYTEVDYGFGPASGQAVPLDDFDLGSFR, from the coding sequence GTGCTCGATGTCAACTACTTCGATGAGCTGCGGATCGGCCTGGCGACAGCTGACGACATCCGTCAGTGGTCGCACGGCGAGGTCAAGAAGCCCGAGACCATCAACTACCGCACCCTGAAGCCTGAGAAGGACGGACTCTTCTGCGAGAAGATCTTCGGTCCGACCCGGGACTGGGAGTGCTACTGCGGCAAGTACAAGCGGGTTCGCTTCAAGGGCATCATCTGTGAGCGCTGCGGCGTCGAGGTGACCCGGGCGAAGGTCCGCCGTGAGCGCATGGGCCACATCGAGCTCGCCGCCTCGGTGACCCACATCTGGTACTTCAAGGGTGTGCCGAGCCGGCTGGGTTACCTGCTCGACCTGGCCCCGAAGGACCTCGAAAAGATCATCTACTTCGCCTCGTACGTCGTCACCAGTGTCGACACCGAGGCGCGGCACCGCGACCTGCAGACGATCGAGAACGAGATCCTCGCGGAGAAGCGTCAGCTGGAGAACCGCCGGGACGTCGACGTCGACGGCCGGGCCAAGAAGCTCGAGGCCGACCTGGGCGAGCTCGAGGCCGAGGGCGCGAAGGCTGACGTCCGCCGCAAGGTGAAGGAAGCCGGCGAGCGCGAGATGCGCCAGATCCGGGACCGGATCCAGCGCGAGATCGACCGCCTCGACGAGGTGCTCGACACCTTCCGCAAGCTCGAGCCGAAGCAGCTCGTCCCGGACGAGATGCTCTACCGCGAGCTCCGCGACCGGTTCGAGGACTACTTCACCGGTGGCATGGGCGCCGAGGCGATCAAGGCCCTCCTGCAGAACCTCGACCTGAACGAAGAGGCCGAGCTGCTGCGCGAGACCATCCGTTCGGGCAAGGGCCAGCGCAAGATCCGTGCCCTCAAGCGCCTGAAGGTCGTCGCCGCGTTCCTGAGCACCGGCAACTCGCCGCTCGGCATGGTGCTGGACTGCGTCCCGGTCATCCCGCCGGACCTGCGCCCGATGGTGCAGCTCGACGGTGGCCGGTTCGCGACGAGCGACCTGAACGACCTGTACCGGCGCGTGATCAACCGGAACAACCGCCTCAAGCGTCTGATCGACCTCGGTGCCCCCGAGATCATCGTGAACAACGAGAAGCGGATGCTCCAGGAGGCCGTGGACGCACTGTTCGACAACGGTCGTCGTGGTCGTCCGGTGACGGGTCCGGGCAACCGGCCGCTGAAGTCCCTCAGCGACATGCTGAAGGGTAAGCAGGGTCGGTTCCGTCAGAACCTGCTCGGCAAGCGCGTGGACTACTCCGGTCGTTCCGTCATCGTCGTCGGCCCGCGGCTCAAGCTGCACCAGTGCGGCCTGCCGAAGCAAATGGCGCTGGAGCTGTTCAAGCCGTTCGTGATGAAGCGGCTGGTCGACCTCAACCACGCCCAGAACATCAAGTCCGCCAAGCGGATGGTCGAGCGTCAGCGCCCGGTCGTGTGGGACGTCCTCGAAGAGGTCATCACCGAGCACCCGGTGCTGCTGAACCGCGCGCCCACCCTGCACCGTCTGGGCATCCAGGCCTTCGAGCCCCAGCTGGTCGAGGGCAAGGCCATCCAGATCCACCCGCTCGTGTGTACGGCGTTCAACGCCGACTTCGACGGTGACCAGATGGCGGTCCACGTGCCGCTGTCCGCCGAGGCCCAGGCCGAGGCGCGGGTGCTGATGCTCTCGAGCAACAACATCCTCAAGCCGTCGGACGGCAAGCCGGTCACCATGCCCACCCAGGACATGATCATCGGCCTGTACCACCTGAGCCACGTGTCCCCGAAGGCGCAGCCGGACCCCCGGGTGTTCTCGACGGACGCCGAGGCGCGGATGGCCTACGACGCGGGCGAGCTGCACCTGCAGCAGCCGGTGAAGATCCGCCTCGACGGCCTCACCGAGGTCGACAACGGCGCGTTCGACGCCCCGTGGGAGGCCCCGGAGGGCTGGGAGCCGGGCACGCCGCTCATCGTCACCACGACGCTGGGCCGGGTGCTGTTCAACGAGACGCTGCCGGTGGACTACCGGTTCGTGAACTACGAGATCCGCAAGGGTCAGCTCTCGGTGATCGTCAACGACCTGGCGGAGCGCTACCCCAAGGTGCAGCTGGCGGCGACGCTGGACGCGCTCAAGGAGTACGGCTTCCACTGGGCGACCTGGTCCGGCGTCACGATCTCGATCGAGGACGTCGTCCAGCCGCCCAAGAAGTGGGAGATCCTCGGCCGGTACGAGAAGGACGCCGACCTGATCGAGAAGCAGTACCACCGCGGTCTGATGACGGCGGAGGAGCGGCGTGGCGAGCTGATCGAGATCTGGACCAAGGCGACCAACGAGGTCGCCAAGGAGATGGAGACGGCGCTCCCGCAGGAGAACCCGCTGTGGGTCATGATCCACTCGGGTGCCCGTGGAAACATGCTGCAGCTCCGGCAGATCTCCGCGATCCGTGGTCTGGTGGCCAACCCCAAGGGCGAGATCATCCCGCGTCCGATCAAGTCCTCGTTCCGCGAGGGCCTGTCGGTCCTGGAGTACTTCATCGCCACCCACGGTGCCCGTAAGGGCCTCGCGGACACGGCCCTGCGTACCGCCGACTCGGGTTACCTGACCCGTCGTCTGGTGGACGTCTCGCAGGACGTGATCATCCGCGAGGAGGACTGCGGCACCGAGCGCGCCATCCGGATGGCCATCGCGAAGGACATCGACGGCAAGCTGGTCGTCGACGAGCACGCGGAGTCCGGCGTCCACGCCCGCACCCTGGGCGACGACGTCAAGGACGCCAAGGGCAACGTCATCGCCACGGCCGGTTCGGACCTCAACACCCTGCTCACCGAGCAGCTGGTCGAGGCCGGGATCAAGGAGCTCCGGCTCCGCTCGGTGCTCACCTGCGAGTCCAAGCTCGGCGTCTGCGCCGCCTGCTACGGCCGGTCGCTGCCGACGGGCAAGAACGTGGACATCGGCGAGGCGGTCGGCATCATCGCCGCCCAGTCGATCGGTGAGCCCGGTACCCAGCTGACGATGCGTACCTTCCACACCGGTGGTGTGGCGGGTGACGACATCACGCAGGGTCTGCCGCGTGTCCAGGAGATCTTCGAGGCTCGGGTTCCGAAGGGTAAGGCTCCGATCGCGGAGACCCCCGGAAAGATCCGGATCGAGGACGGCGAGCGGATGCGCAAGATCATCATCGTGCCGGACGACGGCAGCGAGGAGATCGTGCACGACAAGCTCTCCAAGCGCTCGAAGCTCCGGGTGCACGAGGGTGGTCGGGTCGAGGTCGGCGAGAAGCTGGTCGAGGGCACGATCGACCCCCACGAGCTGCTGCGCATCATGGGTCCCCGCGCGGTTCAGGTCCACCTGACCGCAGAGGTCCAGAACGTGTACCGCTCGCAGGGTGTGCAGATCCACGACAAGCACATCGAGATCATCATCCGGCAGATGCTCAAGCGGGTCACGGTCATCGACTCGGGCTCCACGGAGTTCCTGCCGGGTTCGGTGGTCGACCGGGCGCAGTTCGAGGCGGAGAACCGCCGCCTCGTCGCCGAGGGTGGCGAGCCCGCCTCCGGCCGTCCGGTCCTGATGGGTATCACCAAGGCCTCGCTGGCCACGGACTCGTGGCTGTCGGCCGCCTCCTTCCAGGAGACGACCCGGGTGCTCACCGACGCGGCGATCAACGCCAAGTCGGACTCCCTGATCGGCCTGAAGGAGAACGTGATCATCGGAAAGCTCATCCCGGCGGGTACTGGCATCAGCAAGTACCGCAACATCCGGGTGGAGCCGACCGAGGAGGCCAAGGCCCGGGTGTACTCCATGACGGGCTACACCGAGGTCGACTACGGCTTCGGTCCGGCGAGTGGTCAGGCCGTCCCGCTGGACGACTTCGACCTGGGCTCGTTCCGGTAG
- the rpsG gene encoding 30S ribosomal protein S7, translated as MPRKGPAPRRPLVADPVYNSTIVTQLVNKILLEGKRGLAERLVYGALEGAKEKAGTDPVVILKRALDNIKPTLEVRSRRVGGATYQVPVEVRPQRAVTLGMRWLVQYSRARREKTMTERLMNELLDASNGLGAAVKRREDTHKMAESNKAFAHYRW; from the coding sequence ATGCCGCGTAAGGGCCCCGCCCCGCGCCGGCCGCTCGTTGCGGACCCGGTCTACAACTCCACGATCGTCACCCAGCTGGTCAACAAGATCCTGCTGGAAGGCAAGCGTGGCCTGGCTGAGCGCCTCGTCTACGGTGCCCTCGAGGGCGCCAAGGAGAAGGCCGGCACCGACCCGGTCGTCATCCTGAAGCGCGCGCTGGACAACATCAAGCCGACCCTCGAGGTCCGCAGCCGCCGTGTTGGTGGCGCGACCTACCAGGTGCCGGTCGAGGTGCGCCCGCAGCGTGCCGTGACCCTCGGCATGCGCTGGCTCGTCCAGTACAGCCGGGCGCGTCGCGAGAAGACGATGACCGAACGGCTCATGAACGAGCTGCTCGACGCCAGCAACGGCCTCGGCGCCGCTGTGAAGCGTCGCGAGGACACGCACAAGATGGCCGAGTCGAACAAGGCCTTCGCGCACTACCGCTGGTAG